One window from the genome of Halostella litorea encodes:
- a CDS encoding geranylgeranyl reductase family protein yields MTSSEAGSGAAPTGGTRTYDVVVVGAGTAGCYAAATVANAGYDAVVVERKDAEEAGHIACGDALKGADAFPEAIPKSKLEPAMTNTDVDHGRFEIPQEDTVLEIPVPGELAVIDRWEYGRRIIEGADEAGAEFHYDTVVQDVRQDDEGRVTGVTAVRKGEPVTYEGDVVIDGAGSLSILQDKADLADASFDTNVNYSQFCSAYREIVHVDEPVEWDDALVFKPTERAAGYLWYFPRTDTEINVGLGFQMTEEPMQLVDDLKRDLRNREEFEGAEVEDKLGAALPTRRPYDSAVAPGFMAVGDAAGHVNPTTGGGIAGAAYAGKYAAEAAIGAIEDGDVSEANLWEYNERVMDHFGARYAGLDVYNILSTAVDVDDLMGLLASLPGDKLAEALYSGSASIGWKLKLQTAIKSVGYYDVIWTLYKTKQRADELIDHYERYPSGPDAFADWQARRDDLMEDVYEATGAEPKY; encoded by the coding sequence GTTCGGGCGCCGCACCGACCGGCGGGACGCGGACGTACGACGTGGTCGTCGTCGGCGCGGGGACGGCCGGCTGTTACGCCGCCGCGACGGTCGCGAACGCGGGGTACGACGCCGTCGTCGTCGAGCGCAAGGACGCCGAGGAGGCCGGACACATCGCCTGCGGCGACGCGCTGAAGGGGGCCGACGCGTTCCCCGAGGCGATCCCCAAATCCAAGCTCGAACCCGCGATGACGAACACGGACGTCGACCACGGGCGCTTCGAGATCCCCCAGGAGGACACCGTCCTGGAGATCCCGGTCCCCGGCGAACTGGCGGTCATCGACCGCTGGGAGTACGGCCGCCGGATCATCGAAGGGGCCGACGAGGCCGGGGCCGAGTTCCACTACGACACCGTCGTCCAGGACGTCCGGCAGGACGACGAGGGCCGCGTCACCGGCGTCACCGCGGTTCGGAAGGGCGAGCCGGTCACCTACGAGGGCGACGTCGTCATCGACGGCGCGGGGTCGCTGTCGATCCTCCAGGACAAGGCCGACCTTGCGGACGCCTCCTTCGACACGAACGTGAACTACTCGCAGTTCTGCTCGGCGTACCGCGAGATCGTCCACGTCGACGAGCCCGTCGAGTGGGACGACGCGCTAGTGTTCAAGCCCACCGAGCGCGCCGCGGGCTACCTCTGGTACTTCCCGCGCACGGACACGGAGATAAACGTCGGGCTCGGCTTCCAGATGACCGAGGAACCGATGCAACTCGTCGACGACCTGAAACGCGACCTGCGCAACCGCGAGGAGTTTGAGGGTGCGGAGGTCGAGGACAAACTCGGCGCGGCGCTGCCGACCCGCCGCCCCTACGACTCCGCCGTCGCGCCCGGCTTCATGGCCGTCGGCGACGCGGCGGGCCACGTCAACCCCACCACCGGCGGCGGCATCGCGGGCGCGGCCTACGCCGGCAAGTACGCCGCCGAGGCGGCGATCGGCGCCATCGAGGACGGCGACGTGAGCGAGGCGAACCTCTGGGAGTACAACGAGCGCGTGATGGACCATTTCGGCGCGCGGTACGCCGGCCTCGACGTGTACAACATCCTCTCGACGGCCGTCGACGTCGACGACCTCATGGGGCTGCTCGCCTCGCTCCCCGGCGACAAGCTCGCCGAGGCGCTGTACTCGGGCAGCGCCTCGATCGGCTGGAAGCTCAAGCTCCAGACCGCGATCAAGAGCGTCGGCTACTACGACGTCATCTGGACGCTGTACAAGACCAAACAGCGCGCCGACGAGCTCATCGACCACTACGAGCGGTACCCCTCCGGCCCCGACGCGTTCGCCGACTGGCAGGCCCGCCGGGACGACCTGATGGAGGACGTGTACGAAGCGACCGGTGCGGAGCCGAAGTACTGA